From the genome of Labedella gwakjiensis:
CATGAGATCGATCTCCGACTGCTGGCTCGAGACGACGCCGTTCGCGAAGGTCGTCACCGTGGAGTTGGTGCTCCGGACGAGGACCGCGTCGGCCATCTCGATGGCTCCCTTGTGGTGCGCGATCATGAGCTGGAGGAAGTAGATCTCGGCGTCCTCGCCCGAGAGCCCCTTGAGCGTGGCGATCTGCTCGTCCGTCGCGAGGCCGGGCATCGGCGACCCCGGCTCGTGGGCCGTGGGATCCGCCGTGTGGTCGTGCCCTGTCGCGCCGTCGAGCGCAGGGCGCGTCATCCACGTCATCGACGGCTCCGAGCCCGCTTGAGACAGGCCCCACTCCTGGAGCCAGCCGTACATCATGCCGGACTGCGTCGCCTGCGTGGTCGCGATGTCGTACGCGAGGGTGCGGACGTCCTCGGCGTCGGACAGATCGCGCACGATGAACGCGAGCTCGACACCCTGGTTGTGGTGCGTCTGCATGTCGCGGGAGAAGCCCGCCTCGGCACTCGTGTCGGTCGGCGTGGCCTCGCCGAGCGTCGACAGGCGACCGACGGAGAACGAGACGGCGGCGACGACGAGCACGACGAGCACCGCGACGAC
Proteins encoded in this window:
- a CDS encoding DUF305 domain-containing protein, translating into MTTDGTTGVGRTDIDDDMDTDDREDGRARPTRRRSPIAVTVVAVLVVLVVAAVSFSVGRLSTLGEATPTDTSAEAGFSRDMQTHHNQGVELAFIVRDLSDAEDVRTLAYDIATTQATQSGMMYGWLQEWGLSQAGSEPSMTWMTRPALDGATGHDHTADPTAHEPGSPMPGLATDEQIATLKGLSGEDAEIYFLQLMIAHHKGAIEMADAVLVRSTNSTVTTFANGVVSSQQSEIDLMESMLADRGATDEIPS